A single genomic interval of Xiphophorus couchianus chromosome 2, X_couchianus-1.0, whole genome shotgun sequence harbors:
- the irak4 gene encoding interleukin-1 receptor-associated kinase 4: protein MSSSLTSATYIRNISYGLRRQLSDFLDPQDRWKDVIVSIRKPSGEPRYSQLHVRRFEGLVTQGKSPTVELLNDWGTTNCTVGELVDILKSRNLLAAASLLQPWEEYSSAETLPLPLPLRPDRDPPTRPLDETQSQPPTAGSAPETQVLSENSETGHTGISSFMYSELRKITGNFDDRSVSNGGSRLGEGGFGTVYKGFLNNRPVAVKKLNPMDDMPLDKLQDQFNQEIQTLKVLKHENLVDMVGFSCDEQQMCIVYAFMANGSLLDRLACLDGSPPLSWRQRCLIAEGTARGLEYLHSNHHVHRDVKSANILLDENFVAKISDFGLTRASAKHTSTTMMTERIVGTRAYMAPEALRGQITPKSDVFSFGVVLLEILSGRPPADENKEPQFLMDIRDDIDDEDEDLTLEQILDREMTDWELSQVESIYCLASNCLDDRKNRRPFIKQVVSEIHSVIKSISLQL, encoded by the exons ATGAGTAGTTCTTTGACTTCCGCTACTTACATTCGCAACATCAGTTACGGTCTACGCCGCCAGTTATCCGACTTTCTGGACCCTCAGGACAGGTGGAAGGATGTGATTGTGTCCATACGGAAGCCGAGCGGGGAGCCGAGGTACTCCCAGCTTCACGTCAG GAGGTTTGAAGGTCTTGTGACGCAGGGGAAGAGTCCCACCGTGGAGCTGCTGAATGACTGGGGAACCACCAACTGCACAGTGGGAGAACTGGTGGATATTTTGAAGAGCCGCAATTTGTTGGCTGCTGCCAGTCTCCTGCAACCTT GGGAAGAATATTCATCGGCAGAGACACTCCCGCTCCCCTTACCACTACGTCCTGACAGAGACCCTCCAACCAGGCCACTGGATGAGACGCAGAGTCAGCCTCCAACCGCCGGATCAGCACCGGAGACACAAGTACTGagtgaaaacagtgaaacaggACACACAG gtatttccagttttatgtaCAGTGAGCTGAGGAAGATCACGGGCAACTTTGACGACCGGTCCGTCTCAAACGGTGGCAGCCGACTCGGAGAGGGGGGCTTCGGCACCGTGTACAAAGGCTTCCTGAACAACAGACCCGTGGCAGTGAAAAAACTAAACCCA ATGGATGACATGCCTCTGGACAAGCTGCAAGATCAATTTAACCAAGAGATTCAGACTCTGAAAGT GTTGAAACACGAGAACTTGGTTGACATGGTTGGATTCTCATGCGACGAGCAGCAAATGTGTATAGTGTACGCCTTCATGGCCAATGGATCTTTGCTGGATCGACTCGCTTGCTTG gACGGTAGTCCTCCTCTTTCCTGGCGACAGAGGTGCTTAATTGCAGAAGGGACCGCTAGAGGTTTGGAGTACCTCCATAGCAACCATCATGTACACAGAGATGTTAAAAG TGCAAACATCCTGCTGGATGAGAACTTTGTGGCAAAAATCTCCGACTTTGGGCTGACGAGAGCGTCGGCCAAGCACACGTCTACGACGATGATGACGGAGAGGATCGTGGGGACCCGTGCGTACATGGCCCCTGAGGCCCTGCGGGGACAGATCACCCCAAAATCTGACGTGTTCAGCTTCGGAGTG GTGCTGTTAGAAATATTGTCTGGACGTCCGCCAGCTGATGAAAACAAGGAGCCCCAGTTCCTG ATGGATATCAGGGACGACATCGATGATGAAGACGAAGATCTGACCCTGGAGCAGATTTTGGACAGAGAGATGACAGACTGGGAGCTGAGCCAGGTGGAGAGCATCTACTGCTTGGCTTCCAACTGCTTGGATGACAGAAAAAACAGGCGGCCATTCATCAAACAG GTTGTTTCAGAGATTCACAGCGTCATCAAAAGCATCTCATTGCAATTGTAG
- the twf1a gene encoding twinfilin-1a codes for MSHQTGIQAGNDVKEIFASARSGDQYRVLKIVIEDEQLTLGGTRKASKKWDQEYDSLVLPLLEDAVPCYILYRLDSTNNQGYEWILLSWSPDHSTVRHKMLYAATRATLKKEFGGGHIKDDIFGTTKEDLNFSGYKKYLTSQAAPLPLTAAEEELRQIKLNEVQTDISVDTKQQTLQGVAFPIHKDAADALAHFKEKRINYVQLEIDAEKEMIRLCSTEPTELKDLPKRVPKDSPRYHFFLYKHSHEGDYLESTVFIYSMPGYKCSIRERMLYSSCKNNLIDMVETKLQIEIEKKLEIEDGTELTGEFLYAEVHPKQHAYKERFAKPKGPAGKRGGRRITRPPGEGEEED; via the exons CGGGGAACGACGTGAAGGAAATCTTTGCCAGTGCCAGGAGCGGAGACCAGTATCGAGTCTTGAAGATCGTCATCGAGGATG AGCAGCTGACACTGGGCGGCACCAGGAAAGCATCCAAGAAGTGGGATCAGGAATACGATTCCTTAGTGCTGCCACTTCTGGAAGATGCCGTGCCATGCTATATTTTGTACCGTCTGGACTCCACTAACAACCAAGGCTACGAATGGATCCTCCTCTCCTGGTCACCAGACCACTCTACT gtgCGACACAAAATGTTATATGCTGCTACCAGGGCGACACTGAAGAAAGAGTTTGGAGGAGGGCACATTAAGGACGACATTTTTGGTACCACAAAG GAGGATTTGAACTTTAGTGGTTATAAGAAATACCTGACCTCACAGGCGGCTCCTTTGCCCCTCACTGCTGCAGAAGAGGAACTGAGACAGATCAAACTCAATGAG gtccagacgGACATCAGCGTGGACACCAAGCAGCAGACTCTGCAGGGAGTGGCCTTCCCCATTCACAAAGATGCTGCTGACGCACTGGCACATTTTAAGGAAAAGAGAATCAACTATGTGCAACTG GAAATAGATGCTGAAAAGGAAATGATTCGCTTGTGCAGCACTGAGCCAACTGAGTTGAAAGACCTGCCAAAGAGAGTCCCCAAAGATTCTCCACGTTACCACTTCTTCCTGTACAAACATTCCCATGAAGGCGACTACTTGGAGTCTACAG tCTTCATTTATTCTATGCCAGGGTACAAGTGTAGCATCCGAGAGAGGATGCTGTATTCCAGCTGCAAAAATAACCTGATTGACATGGTGGAAACCAAACTGCAGATTGAGATCGAGAAAAAG tTGGAAATTGAAGACGGGACCGAATTAACAGGCGAGTTCTTGTACGCCGAGGTGCATCCCAAGCAGCATGCCTATAAGGAGCGTTTTGCCAAGCCCAAAGGCCCAGCCGGTAAGAGGGGAGGTCGCCGAATCACCCGGCCACCCGgcgagggagaggaggaggattaA